One Serpentinicella alkaliphila DNA segment encodes these proteins:
- the flgM gene encoding flagellar biosynthesis anti-sigma factor FlgM, whose translation MKIFNNPNVQKVMNIYNKSNSKSVEKTESTKLAKDRIEISEKAKEYQVALKAFKQLPEVREEKVKELREKIQSGNYQVSGKEIADKIIEGLIIDKKI comes from the coding sequence ATGAAGATTTTTAATAATCCGAACGTACAAAAAGTCATGAATATATATAATAAATCTAATAGCAAATCTGTTGAAAAGACTGAATCAACTAAATTAGCTAAGGATAGAATTGAGATTTCAGAAAAGGCAAAAGAATATCAAGTAGCGTTAAAGGCCTTTAAACAACTGCCAGAAGTAAGAGAAGAGAAGGTTAAAGAGTTGAGAGAAAAAATTCAGTCAGGCAATTATCAAGTTTCTGGAAAAGAGATTGCAGATAAAATAATTGAAGGACTTATAATTGATAAGAAAATATAA
- a CDS encoding ATP-binding protein, with protein MYDKKEKEDYFVIVEDNGVGIEKKDLDLIFEKFYRSDFSRSRDTGGAGIGLSIVSRIISVHKWTIGVESELGKGTKIIIKIPKKSFRESL; from the coding sequence ATTTATGATAAAAAAGAAAAAGAAGATTACTTTGTTATTGTTGAAGATAATGGGGTAGGAATAGAAAAGAAGGATTTAGATTTAATATTTGAGAAATTTTATAGGAGTGATTTTTCAAGGTCACGGGATACAGGTGGAGCAGGGATTGGTTTATCAATTGTTAGCAGAATTATTTCTGTTCATAAATGGACTATTGGGGTAGAAAGTGAACTTGGAAAAGGGACTAAAATAATAATTAAAATTCCTAAAAAATCTTTTAGAGAATCTTTATAA
- the flgK gene encoding flagellar hook-associated protein FlgK produces the protein MRSTFFGFNIARSGLFAAQRALDITGHNIANVNTKGYTRQRLDQAPSNPLSLPGGQGMIGTGVSTLGIKQIRVDFLDFKYRGEANAQGHWEVRRDGLQFIEAIMNEPSKTGISTVLDEFFSSIQELSKNPQELTNRSLVRQRGVAFTNSLNHMYNQLEKMVKDVNFDIVTTVNTINSYSDQIAVLNEQILRSEIGGSSANDLRDQRNLLIDELSKIVNVEVLEVVDPNDLQNGGKKTVIQINGQPLVNHNRTFKLSAEDKKLDDPVRNEVKWANGSSLNVLALKGELRSLLDLRDETEGKNKGIPYYMNQLDEFARKFAEEVNKLHFKGFGLNGDTGILFFTANGVSTEDMMGTATQLTNAIHQGITAKNIGVALDLDDPNKIAASSAATLLPGDGSIALKIAQIRHDSGMYEKGKPEDFIKSLISNLGVDTKEAMRNATNQIQLTELIDNERQAISGVSMDEELSRMVMYQHSYNASARMVNTMDEMLDTIINRLGLVGR, from the coding sequence ATGCGTTCAACATTTTTTGGTTTTAATATAGCTAGATCTGGACTATTCGCAGCTCAAAGGGCTTTAGATATAACTGGACACAATATAGCCAATGTAAATACAAAGGGATATACTCGTCAAAGACTGGATCAGGCCCCAAGTAACCCATTATCACTACCAGGTGGACAAGGGATGATTGGAACAGGAGTAAGTACATTAGGCATAAAGCAAATAAGAGTAGATTTCTTAGACTTTAAATATCGTGGGGAAGCAAATGCTCAAGGACATTGGGAAGTAAGAAGAGATGGACTTCAATTTATTGAAGCTATAATGAACGAACCATCTAAGACGGGGATTTCTACAGTGCTGGATGAGTTTTTTTCTTCTATTCAAGAACTAAGTAAGAACCCACAAGAGTTAACTAATCGTTCTTTAGTGAGACAAAGGGGTGTTGCATTTACAAATTCTTTAAATCATATGTATAACCAACTAGAAAAGATGGTTAAGGATGTTAACTTTGACATAGTTACTACAGTAAACACAATAAATAGCTATAGTGATCAAATAGCAGTTTTAAATGAACAGATTCTAAGATCTGAAATTGGTGGTTCTAGTGCAAATGATTTGAGAGACCAAAGGAATTTATTAATTGATGAACTATCAAAGATAGTAAACGTTGAAGTTCTTGAAGTAGTTGACCCAAATGATCTTCAAAATGGTGGTAAAAAAACTGTTATACAAATAAATGGACAGCCATTAGTTAATCACAATAGAACTTTTAAACTTAGCGCAGAGGATAAAAAGTTAGATGACCCTGTAAGAAACGAAGTTAAATGGGCAAATGGGTCTTCACTTAATGTTTTAGCACTTAAGGGAGAGTTAAGGTCTTTATTAGATTTAAGGGATGAAACTGAAGGCAAAAATAAAGGCATACCTTACTATATGAATCAATTGGATGAGTTTGCAAGAAAGTTTGCAGAAGAAGTAAACAAACTTCATTTTAAAGGTTTTGGTTTAAATGGGGATACTGGAATACTTTTCTTTACTGCAAATGGTGTAAGTACTGAAGATATGATGGGTACTGCGACTCAATTAACTAATGCGATTCATCAAGGAATAACTGCGAAAAATATTGGTGTTGCCTTAGATTTAGATGATCCAAATAAAATTGCAGCATCCAGTGCTGCAACTCTGTTACCAGGGGATGGATCCATAGCTTTAAAAATAGCTCAAATAAGACATGATTCCGGTATGTATGAAAAAGGTAAGCCAGAGGACTTTATAAAATCTTTGATATCAAACTTAGGGGTAGATACTAAAGAGGCTATGAGGAATGCAACTAATCAAATACAATTAACAGAGTTAATAGATAATGAAAGACAAGCTATATCTGGAGTTTCAATGGATGAAGAATTATCAAGAATGGTAATGTACCAGCATTCATACAATGCTTCAGCTAGGATGGTAAACACAATGGATGAAATGTTAGATACTATCATAAATAGATTAGGTTTAGTTGGAAGGTAG
- the recD2 gene encoding SF1B family DNA helicase RecD2, with protein sequence MIELEGQLVEIIFSNDTNGYTVASLLFDEDEVTIVGYMPTVKIGDKLALKGKWTMHPIYGQQLEVNQYRLVMPSTENEIVSYLSSGMIPGVGEKMAKRIVDHFGLKTIEILTKSPEKLLEVSGIGKSKLVGIKEAFLEQHELREIILFLNKYNIPTNYGVKIYKKYGGQTIDIIQENPYRLAEEIRGIGFKTADEIARTLGIPFDSKYRVYAGTRYIINAFNLEGHTYIPGEILVERAKKLLNVKEDLIEEAVQYLALDQKIQLERLCDEIIVYSMPYYYAETNVCKKIIELSKVELDEQKIDKEKVIEELESVTISLAKKQREAILQAVENGILVITGGPGTGKTTTVNTLIKVFEKFKLKVILGAPTGRAAKRMTEATGKEAKTIHRLLELGYVGDDVEMTFNRNEENPLDCDVLIIDEVSMVDILLMNSLLKAIARGTRVILVGDVDQLPSVGAGNVLRDIIESNIVKVVKLDEIFRQAQESMIIVNAHKINQGLYPELNVKDKDFFFMSRFDEDKLLNTLVELTTDRLPKHYKIDPMKDIQILAPMKKGRIGTVNLNKQLQQYLNPPNKNKKEKTLKEKLFRIGDKVMQIKNNYTLKWHNIDPDAIEQRGEGIFNGDIGYVFDIDKDEDKLTIVFDECRLVEYDFSQLDEIELAYCVTIHKSQGSEFPVVVIPMGWGPPMLLTRNLLYTAVTRAKSLVVLVGNEKYLKSMVDNNQITTRYSGLDFRLKKFHDFHMNIKNN encoded by the coding sequence GTGATTGAATTAGAAGGCCAACTGGTTGAAATTATATTCTCTAATGATACTAATGGATATACTGTAGCCAGTCTGCTATTTGATGAGGATGAAGTTACTATAGTAGGATATATGCCTACTGTCAAAATAGGTGATAAGTTAGCACTTAAGGGAAAGTGGACTATGCATCCCATATATGGCCAACAGCTAGAGGTAAATCAATATAGACTTGTTATGCCCTCTACGGAAAATGAGATAGTTTCATATTTATCCTCTGGGATGATTCCAGGGGTAGGTGAAAAAATGGCTAAAAGAATAGTGGATCATTTTGGCCTAAAAACTATAGAGATATTAACTAAATCACCTGAAAAACTTCTAGAGGTTTCTGGGATTGGAAAATCAAAGCTAGTAGGAATTAAGGAAGCTTTTCTAGAGCAGCACGAATTACGTGAAATTATTTTATTTTTGAATAAGTATAATATTCCTACAAACTATGGGGTAAAAATTTATAAAAAGTATGGTGGACAGACTATAGATATAATTCAAGAAAATCCCTACAGGCTTGCGGAAGAAATACGGGGTATTGGATTTAAAACAGCAGATGAAATAGCTAGAACCCTAGGTATTCCCTTTGACTCAAAGTATAGAGTTTACGCAGGTACTAGGTATATAATTAACGCCTTTAATTTAGAAGGACATACTTATATCCCCGGAGAGATATTGGTTGAGAGGGCTAAGAAACTATTAAATGTGAAAGAAGATTTAATAGAAGAAGCAGTACAATACTTAGCTTTAGATCAAAAGATTCAATTAGAGAGGCTGTGTGACGAAATAATTGTTTACTCTATGCCCTATTATTATGCTGAAACTAATGTATGTAAAAAAATTATAGAGTTGTCTAAGGTAGAATTAGACGAACAAAAAATTGATAAAGAAAAGGTAATCGAAGAGCTAGAAAGTGTAACTATATCTTTAGCAAAAAAGCAAAGAGAAGCTATACTTCAAGCAGTTGAAAATGGTATTTTAGTTATTACTGGTGGTCCTGGAACAGGGAAAACTACGACTGTAAATACATTGATTAAAGTATTTGAAAAATTTAAGCTGAAAGTTATTTTGGGAGCGCCTACTGGAAGAGCTGCTAAGCGAATGACTGAGGCAACAGGTAAAGAGGCAAAAACAATCCATAGACTGCTAGAGCTGGGTTATGTCGGGGACGATGTAGAGATGACTTTTAATAGAAATGAAGAAAACCCCCTAGACTGTGATGTCTTAATTATAGACGAAGTATCTATGGTAGACATATTGTTAATGAATAGTTTATTGAAGGCTATAGCTCGAGGGACGAGAGTTATTTTAGTTGGGGATGTGGATCAGTTACCTTCGGTTGGTGCTGGTAATGTTTTGAGGGATATAATTGAAAGTAATATAGTTAAGGTCGTAAAACTAGATGAAATATTTAGACAGGCCCAAGAAAGTATGATAATAGTTAATGCCCATAAAATAAATCAGGGTCTCTATCCTGAATTGAATGTAAAAGATAAGGATTTTTTCTTTATGTCTAGGTTTGATGAGGATAAGCTCTTAAATACGTTAGTGGAACTGACGACTGATAGATTACCAAAGCATTATAAAATAGACCCAATGAAGGATATTCAAATATTAGCACCTATGAAAAAAGGTCGAATAGGAACAGTAAATCTAAATAAGCAGCTGCAGCAGTATTTAAATCCGCCTAATAAAAATAAGAAGGAAAAAACCTTAAAGGAAAAGTTATTTAGAATAGGCGATAAGGTAATGCAAATTAAAAATAACTATACTTTAAAATGGCATAATATTGATCCGGATGCAATAGAGCAACGGGGTGAAGGTATTTTTAACGGGGACATCGGTTATGTTTTTGATATTGATAAGGATGAAGATAAACTAACCATTGTATTTGATGAGTGTAGACTTGTAGAATACGATTTCTCCCAACTTGATGAAATAGAATTGGCTTATTGTGTAACTATACATAAAAGCCAAGGGTCGGAATTCCCAGTTGTGGTAATTCCTATGGGTTGGGGACCACCGATGCTACTGACTAGAAACCTACTATACACTGCGGTTACAAGGGCTAAAAGTTTAGTAGTATTAGTTGGGAATGAGAAGTATTTAAAGAGCATGGTCGATAATAATCAAATTACAACTAGGTATTCGGGTTTGGACTTTAGATTGAAAAAATTTCATGATTTTCATATGAATATAAAGAATAATTAA
- a CDS encoding ComF family protein, translating into MLIDQLLDYFDVLLDLIYPRNVKCIVCGEELVGSDIFDICKVCYSKIEFVYGYEDSLDFLSFERIYAVAIYKDVVKKMIYNLKYYDKVYIAKTIAELMKEKLIEYNVEFDVIVAVPLHFTKEKRRGYNQTHLICKHLKRLLNKKYKARVIERIKNTEDMNKLSRIQRFENIEGAFIVKNNEAIKNKRVILVDDVLTTGATANACSKVLIDAGAQSVNLLTFARGYY; encoded by the coding sequence ATGTTAATTGATCAATTACTTGATTATTTTGATGTATTACTAGACCTCATATATCCTCGAAATGTCAAGTGTATAGTTTGTGGCGAGGAGTTAGTTGGAAGTGACATATTCGACATTTGTAAAGTATGCTATAGTAAAATTGAGTTTGTATATGGCTATGAAGACTCTTTAGATTTTTTATCCTTTGAAAGAATATATGCTGTAGCCATATATAAAGATGTTGTTAAGAAGATGATATATAATTTAAAATATTACGATAAAGTATACATTGCTAAAACCATAGCTGAATTAATGAAAGAAAAATTAATTGAATATAATGTTGAATTTGACGTAATAGTAGCCGTCCCACTACACTTTACTAAGGAAAAGCGGAGGGGCTATAATCAAACCCATTTAATATGTAAGCACCTTAAAAGGCTTTTAAATAAAAAATATAAAGCAAGAGTCATTGAGAGAATAAAAAATACAGAGGATATGAATAAGCTTTCTAGGATACAAAGGTTTGAAAATATAGAGGGTGCTTTTATAGTTAAAAACAATGAAGCTATTAAAAATAAAAGAGTGATTTTAGTAGATGATGTATTGACTACAGGGGCTACAGCAAATGCTTGTAGCAAAGTATTAATTGATGCGGGAGCTCAGTCGGTTAATCTATTAACCTTTGCAAGAGGATATTATTAG
- a CDS encoding flagellar protein FlgN, which yields MKSIEQLQEALEKELNMYKEVAKLVDGKTNVIVKGKVKELDEITKKEQQLISQMGTFEKIRRAIFVNISNEINIKEPTSLSELLLHLEEKGIDSNILNGIDKIRNDLLEVIGQINEINKLNEKLIKQSLDYINLNMELLTSLNEQVNHYGSKATTENTKANKSLLDMRV from the coding sequence ATGAAGTCTATTGAACAGCTTCAAGAAGCATTAGAAAAAGAATTAAATATGTACAAAGAAGTAGCAAAGCTAGTTGATGGTAAAACTAACGTTATTGTAAAGGGTAAAGTAAAGGAACTAGATGAAATAACTAAAAAAGAGCAACAACTAATTTCTCAAATGGGTACTTTTGAAAAGATTAGAAGAGCTATATTTGTAAATATATCAAATGAAATAAATATTAAGGAGCCGACTAGTTTATCCGAGCTCCTACTTCATTTAGAGGAAAAAGGAATCGACTCTAATATATTAAATGGGATTGATAAAATAAGGAATGATCTATTAGAAGTAATAGGTCAAATAAATGAAATTAACAAATTAAACGAGAAGCTTATAAAACAAAGCTTGGATTATATAAACTTAAATATGGAATTATTGACAAGTTTGAATGAACAAGTTAACCATTATGGGAGCAAAGCAACTACTGAAAATACAAAGGCAAATAAAAGCTTACTAGATATGAGGGTATAG
- the metK gene encoding methionine adenosyltransferase: MKRLFTSESVTEGHPDKICDQISDAVLDAILEQDKNARVACETSVTTGLVLVAGEITTNCYVDIPKVVRKTIEEIGYTRAKYGFDSDTCAVLTSIDEQSADIAMGVNEALESKKGEMNDEIEAIGAGDQGLMFGFACNETPELMPLPISLAHKLSKRLSDVRKNGTLEYLRPDGKTQVTIEYDGDKPKRVDTIVISTQHGPEVDQKTIEKDMIQHVINKVVPSNLLDSNTKYYINPTGRFVIGGPQGDAGLTGRKIIVDTYGGYARHGGGAFSGKDPTKVDRSAAYAARYVAKNVVAAGLADKCEIGLAYAIGVARPVSVLVETFGTAKVAEEKIAELVQKHFDLRPAAIIRDLDLRRPIYRQTAAYGHFGRTDIDLPWEKTDKAEILRKEAF; the protein is encoded by the coding sequence ATGAAAAGATTATTTACTTCAGAATCTGTTACAGAAGGTCATCCGGATAAAATTTGTGATCAAATTTCAGATGCTGTTTTAGATGCCATATTAGAACAAGATAAAAATGCTAGGGTAGCATGTGAAACATCTGTAACTACAGGATTAGTTTTAGTAGCTGGAGAGATTACTACTAATTGTTATGTGGATATCCCTAAGGTAGTTAGGAAAACTATAGAGGAAATAGGATATACAAGAGCAAAATATGGATTTGATAGCGATACTTGTGCGGTGCTTACTTCAATTGACGAGCAATCAGCTGATATAGCAATGGGTGTAAACGAAGCATTAGAAAGTAAAAAAGGTGAAATGAATGATGAGATTGAAGCTATTGGGGCGGGAGACCAAGGTCTTATGTTTGGATTTGCTTGTAACGAAACTCCTGAATTAATGCCATTGCCTATTTCCTTAGCTCATAAGTTATCAAAAAGATTATCAGATGTAAGAAAAAATGGGACTTTAGAATATTTACGTCCTGATGGAAAAACTCAGGTTACTATAGAATATGACGGAGATAAGCCTAAAAGAGTAGACACGATCGTTATTTCAACGCAACATGGCCCAGAAGTTGACCAGAAAACTATCGAAAAAGATATGATTCAACATGTAATAAATAAAGTAGTACCAAGTAACCTATTAGACTCAAATACTAAGTATTACATAAATCCAACGGGAAGATTTGTTATTGGTGGACCTCAAGGTGATGCAGGATTAACAGGAAGAAAAATAATAGTTGATACATATGGTGGATATGCTAGACATGGTGGTGGGGCTTTCTCTGGTAAAGATCCAACAAAGGTAGATCGTTCTGCTGCTTACGCTGCAAGATATGTAGCTAAAAATGTAGTTGCAGCGGGATTAGCAGATAAATGTGAAATTGGACTTGCTTATGCCATAGGTGTTGCTAGGCCGGTATCTGTTTTAGTTGAAACCTTTGGAACTGCAAAGGTTGCGGAAGAGAAAATTGCAGAATTAGTGCAAAAACATTTTGATTTAAGACCGGCTGCAATCATTAGGGACTTAGACTTAAGAAGACCAATATATAGACAAACAGCAGCATATGGACATTTCGGAAGAACAGATATTGATTTACCTTGGGAAAAAACAGATAAAGCTGAAATTTTAAGAAAAGAAGCATTTTAA
- a CDS encoding response regulator transcription factor yields the protein MKILLVDDEKILVKGLKKSLETEGFKVVDVYDGEEALKTFASDGFDFIILDLMLPKIDGISLCRIIRQKSNVPIIMLTARDSDIDKILGLELGADDYMTKPFNTRELIARIRAIKRRLESKTSLVDKVEGEYAAGDLHVNVNYRSVKKDGQEIDLTPKEFEILELLIRNKGRIFPREEIFQIIWGEPCYDTRTIDVHIKNLREKLKDPDDEEIPMIQTKWGVGYYFRRD from the coding sequence ATGAAAATTTTGCTTGTTGATGATGAGAAAATTTTAGTTAAAGGTCTGAAAAAAAGTCTAGAGACAGAAGGGTTTAAGGTAGTTGATGTTTATGATGGTGAAGAGGCCTTAAAAACCTTTGCAAGTGATGGCTTCGATTTTATAATTCTTGATTTAATGCTTCCCAAAATCGATGGTATTAGTTTGTGTAGAATTATAAGGCAAAAAAGTAATGTACCAATAATTATGCTTACAGCTAGAGATAGTGATATAGATAAAATTCTAGGTTTGGAGCTAGGGGCTGATGATTACATGACTAAGCCCTTTAATACTAGGGAGTTAATTGCAAGAATAAGAGCTATAAAAAGGCGATTGGAGTCAAAAACGAGTCTAGTTGATAAGGTGGAAGGAGAATATGCTGCTGGAGATTTGCATGTAAATGTTAATTATAGGTCAGTGAAAAAGGATGGGCAGGAAATAGATTTGACTCCAAAAGAATTTGAGATATTAGAGCTACTAATAAGAAATAAGGGGAGAATATTTCCTAGAGAAGAAATATTTCAAATAATTTGGGGTGAACCATGTTATGATACAAGAACTATAGACGTTCATATTAAAAACCTTAGGGAAAAGCTTAAGGATCCAGATGATGAGGAAATTCCTATGATTCAGACAAAATGGGGAGTAGGCTATTATTTTAGGAGGGATTAA
- a CDS encoding sensor histidine kinase has protein sequence MLATIRRKLMIIYIVLIMVPLLLVNYLSTANMRTTIFRDIEMNQLKTANILSNIARTNINDLIELKMAIKQYPIPMDGRVIVTDNNMLVISDSFNYFEGSQINNAEIRGALIKEERQGYYFQEKNILHTAVPIIEARGEDRFVLGAVLISTSMDEPFTQIEDFRRRLMGLSFGAAFIGFLAALWASRRMAKPIEELSRVAILIGQGNLGEEVNITSKDEIGKLSENFNKMSKELQRIDRGRMQFIGDVSHELRTPLASMKALIDSLLYGENDIAVYKEYLRDMDSEIDRLASLVKSLLNLTKIEEVGINKEFVPIQKLINNSNKVIYPLAEKLQVKIDISINDKISVSCDEQNIIEVLINLIDNAIKYMDVKKVFHMLRFMIKKKKKITLLLLKIMG, from the coding sequence TTGTTAGCAACAATTAGACGAAAGCTTATGATCATATATATTGTCTTAATAATGGTCCCTTTGCTATTAGTAAACTACTTATCTACTGCAAATATGAGAACTACCATCTTTAGAGACATTGAAATGAATCAATTAAAGACCGCAAATATACTATCAAATATTGCTAGGACTAATATCAATGATTTAATTGAGTTAAAGATGGCGATTAAACAATACCCTATACCTATGGATGGCCGTGTTATAGTCACAGATAATAATATGTTAGTCATCTCAGATAGTTTTAATTATTTTGAAGGTAGTCAAATTAATAATGCTGAAATAAGGGGTGCTTTAATTAAAGAGGAGAGACAGGGCTACTATTTTCAGGAAAAGAATATACTGCATACGGCAGTTCCTATAATAGAGGCTAGAGGTGAAGATAGATTTGTACTAGGTGCAGTGCTAATTTCGACATCTATGGATGAGCCCTTTACTCAAATAGAAGATTTTAGAAGACGATTAATGGGACTATCCTTTGGCGCTGCTTTTATAGGTTTTCTTGCTGCCCTTTGGGCAAGTAGAAGGATGGCAAAGCCAATTGAAGAACTTTCAAGAGTGGCCATTTTAATTGGCCAAGGTAATTTAGGTGAGGAAGTCAATATTACTTCTAAAGATGAAATTGGAAAGCTATCAGAAAATTTTAATAAAATGAGTAAAGAGCTACAGCGTATAGATAGGGGAAGAATGCAGTTTATTGGAGATGTGTCCCATGAACTAAGGACCCCCTTAGCTTCTATGAAAGCATTGATTGACTCTCTTTTATATGGTGAAAATGACATAGCAGTATATAAAGAATATTTAAGGGATATGGATAGTGAAATTGACAGATTGGCTAGTCTTGTTAAATCCCTATTAAACCTTACTAAAATTGAAGAGGTCGGCATTAACAAAGAATTTGTCCCTATACAAAAACTTATTAACAACTCAAATAAAGTAATATATCCACTTGCTGAAAAATTACAGGTTAAAATAGATATTAGCATAAATGATAAAATAAGTGTTAGCTGTGATGAACAAAATATAATAGAGGTACTTATAAATCTTATTGATAATGCAATTAAATATATGGATGTTAAAAAAGTTTTTCATATGTTAAGATTTATGATAAAAAAGAAAAAGAAGATTACTTTGTTATTGTTGAAGATAATGGGGTAG
- a CDS encoding GerMN domain-containing protein — MFKKLGALLLIFIIVFSLAACSTKKDNPPPNGNDVVVDPDPQESEEVEATVYYVSEEYIMTGSGEQLIPTQRVVKIGKESLEEAVIAELQKDPEEEEITTMIQDIKVISVETSNNIAYVNLSSEGLNSVGGSLQEIAIISQIVYTLTEIEGIDKVQILVDGSKRETLMGHISIDTPIGR, encoded by the coding sequence ATGTTTAAAAAATTAGGAGCTTTGTTATTAATTTTTATAATAGTTTTTAGTTTAGCCGCATGTTCTACTAAAAAGGATAATCCACCCCCAAACGGAAATGATGTTGTAGTGGACCCTGATCCACAAGAGAGTGAAGAGGTAGAGGCAACTGTTTATTATGTAAGTGAAGAGTACATTATGACAGGAAGCGGAGAGCAATTAATTCCGACACAAAGGGTAGTTAAAATAGGAAAAGAATCCTTAGAAGAAGCGGTAATTGCTGAGCTTCAAAAAGACCCTGAGGAAGAAGAAATAACTACTATGATACAGGATATTAAAGTTATAAGTGTTGAGACATCAAATAATATAGCATATGTAAATTTATCTAGTGAAGGACTAAATTCAGTAGGTGGTTCGTTACAGGAAATAGCTATAATATCTCAAATTGTATATACATTAACAGAGATTGAAGGTATTGATAAGGTACAAATACTTGTAGATGGTAGTAAAAGAGAAACTTTAATGGGACATATAAGTATTGATACGCCAATAGGAAGATGA
- a CDS encoding COG2426 family protein → METLFELINKELLIILIAAMPLMELRAAIPIGVSLGMNPIHATILSIIGSILPVPFLLMLIKPIANYFKKVRLFKFFINKAVRRTLRKSDRIKKYKVIGLMLFVAVPLPTTGVYSGCLAAILFNIPFKYAFPAIAIGTSIAGLGMFILSYVVVNLW, encoded by the coding sequence TTGGAAACATTATTTGAGCTAATAAATAAAGAACTGTTAATAATATTAATAGCAGCTATGCCATTAATGGAATTAAGGGCAGCTATTCCAATAGGGGTTTCCCTAGGGATGAATCCTATTCATGCAACAATATTAAGTATTATTGGGAGTATATTGCCTGTACCCTTTTTACTAATGTTAATAAAACCTATTGCTAATTACTTTAAAAAAGTAAGGCTATTCAAATTTTTTATTAATAAAGCAGTTAGACGAACCTTAAGGAAGAGTGATAGAATTAAAAAATATAAAGTTATAGGCTTAATGTTATTTGTAGCAGTACCATTGCCGACTACAGGAGTATATAGTGGTTGCTTAGCTGCAATACTATTTAATATACCTTTTAAATATGCTTTCCCAGCAATTGCTATAGGAACATCAATAGCTGGTTTAGGTATGTTTATATTAAGTTATGTAGTGGTAAATTTATGGTAG
- a CDS encoding TIGR03826 family flagellar region protein: MDLRNCSKCGRVFSYNGFDMCSRCSSNTEDDFKKVKEYLYDNPGASVTEVSEGTGVAEKQILRFLRENRIEIREENNCLLDCERCGVPIKSGRFCEKCVAELKKEFQSVMKKPEDKKPTTSSNNNRMYVAEMRKKR; encoded by the coding sequence ATGGACTTAAGGAACTGTTCTAAATGTGGTAGAGTATTTTCTTATAATGGCTTTGATATGTGTTCTAGATGCTCCAGTAATACTGAGGATGATTTTAAAAAAGTTAAGGAATACTTATACGATAATCCTGGAGCCTCTGTAACTGAAGTTTCAGAGGGAACAGGGGTAGCCGAAAAACAAATTTTAAGGTTTTTGAGAGAAAATAGAATAGAAATTAGAGAAGAGAATAATTGTTTACTAGATTGTGAAAGATGCGGCGTTCCTATAAAATCCGGTAGATTTTGTGAGAAATGTGTTGCAGAGCTTAAAAAAGAGTTTCAATCTGTCATGAAAAAACCAGAAGACAAGAAACCAACGACTTCGAGCAATAACAATCGAATGTATGTTGCAGAAATGAGAAAAAAAAGATAA